The Thermodesulfatator atlanticus DSM 21156 sequence CCTTATTTTAATTTTTTGATTAAATTTCTTGTCTCTGGATCAGTAGTGTCGAACTTGTTAATAATAAAGGCTTTAAGAGCTTTTTTAAAAGCTGGTAAAAATTTTTCTATTTCGTTTACATCATAAATTTTTAATTTGCCATTGGTTATTTCGTATCCGCCAATAAAGGGATCAATAATAGGGTATTTGTCAGCTAAAGTTTGGTGTATGAAAAATAATAAGTCTTCTTGAAAATCTTTTTTGAATTTGTTTTGGTATATTGTTTCTATTTCATTTAATGCTTCTTCTATTTTTTTTATTTCAATTTTGTAGTTAGTTGTGTCATTTCCATAATAAAATCTCGCTTTCACTTTTTCGTTTTTTATGAAAAGTTCTTTGTCTGCTAGATTCCAAATTATTTTTCCGTCCCATATATATATTGCCTGTTTTTTTCTTTCCCTTTCTATTTCAACTACCGCTTTTTCTTTTTTATTTTTAAGTTCGACTATTTTCTGCCCTACCGTAATGCTTTCCATTATTATATTGTCTGTTAATTTCTTTAATAAGATGTTTTTTAGAATATAAACTTCGTCTGGATACGTTTCATAAGCTGACATTACTCCTTGCTTTTCCCATATTTTTTTGAGCTCGTTTATGTTTGTCTTTGTTCGTTTATAATTTTCTTCTTTTATGATGTCTGTTGCACTACCTTCTTCAAAAAAGATTATTGTTTCTTGGTGTTCTTCAAAAATGGCGTGAATAAAACCTGTGAACGAATCCTTTTGAAAAGAATTAATAAGCACTTCCGGAGTGGTTATATACGTAGAAAGATTTTTAAATTTTTCTTTGAAGGCTGGAAGTATCATTTACATCTCCCCGCTACTTTTTATTTATTTTCGGATTGAAATTTATTTGACTAAAAAATAGAAATTTTTTCTCTGATTTTTTCTCGTTTACAAAAGGCAGGCTTTGGCATATTTTCTTGGAAAACCTTTTAAGCGAGGAGGCCCATGGAGCCACAGAAACTGCTTAGCTCTATTCCTGCGGTTAACGACATAATTCACTATCTGGCTGCGAATTATCCCAAGACACCCGACTCGCTTTTATCTCTAGTGGCCCGTGAAGCTGCCCAAAAAATAAGAGAAGAGGTCCTTGCCGGTGAGCGTTTATCGTTAAAACGTGAAGACGTTTTTGAACTTGCCTCAGCAATATTAGAACGCAAATTACAACCAAGCCTGAGACGCGTAGTAAACGCCACGGGCGTAGTTATTCACACGAATTTAGGTCGCTCTCCCTTAGCGCGTGAGGTAATGGAAGCCATTTCTGAAATCTCCGTTTACTATTCCAACTTGGAATACGATCTGGCTTCGGGCAAGCGAGGGAGCCGCTACGTACACGTGGAAGAAATCGTACGAGAACTCACCGGGGCTGAAGGCGCCTTAGTGGTTAACAATAACGCTTCGGCGGTGCTCATCACTTTAAACACTTTGGCCCTGGGCAAAGAAGTTATTGTTTCTCGCGGAGAACTGGTTGAAATCGGGGGCTCTTTCCGTATTCCAGATGTCATGGCAAGATCTGGAGCTATTTTAAGGGAAGTTGGCGCCACTAACCGCACCCATCTTAGGGATTATGAAGCCGCTATTAACGAGAACACGGCTCTTCTTCTAAAAGTCCACAAAAGTAACTATGCCATGCTCGGCTTTACTAAAGAGGTCTCAGGTAAAGAACTCGTCAGCCTGGGGCAAAAATATGGCCTTCCAGTAGCCGAAGACCTTGGAAGCGGCTGCTTTGTTGACTTGTCTCAATATGGTCTTCCCAAGGAACCAACGGTCCAGGAAGTTTTGCTGGCAGGCCTTGATATCGTTACGTTTTCAGGGGATAAACTCCTTGGTGGGCCCCAGGCGGGCATAATCGTAGGCAAAAAAGAACTGGTAGCAGAGATCCGCAAAAATCCCTTAAACCGTGCAGTAAGAATTGACAAGATGACCATAGCAGGGCTTGAGGCCACCTTGAGGCTTTATCGGGACAAAAAAGAGGCCCTTGAGAAGATACCTACGCTACACTTTTTAACCATCCCGCCAGAAGAAATTAAGAAAAAGGCCAGAAGATTGAAACGGGCCCTTCTCAGGGTTTGCCCTGAAGGGGTTGAAATAAAAATAGTAAAAACTATTTCACGGGTTGGGGGAGGGGCCATGCCCCTTTCAAATCCAGCTTCATACGCTATTGCCGTTAATATCCCCAAGGTTTCTGCTTCACGCCTTGAGAAAAAGTTTCGTGATAATACCCCGCCTATTATCGGTCGTATTGAAGATGAAATGTTTCTCCTTGATATGCGCACGGTCTTCCCTGAGGAAATCCCGATTATGGTAGAGGCATTTCAACGCGTTTTAGGGGATGTCTATGGATAACCCGTCTTCATGGGCCCTTGAAAAGATTTTTCCTTTGTTGGAGGAGACCGTCTCTCCTCTTCTTCCCGTTGAGTTTTCGGTGTCACAGGCAAAAAGTCCTTATCCGTTAAGAGTGAAGGGAAAAACCGTTGCCTATTTCAATTTTGAGGAAGCTTTTCTCCCCGGAGAGTGGAAAAGATTTAAGCCCCTTGTCCTGGCGTACCTTGAACAGACTTTTAATTTGCTCTTGGAGAAAAAGCTTGTAAACGGCCTTCCAGGGCCTGAAATTCTGGTGCGCGACCTTGAAAAAGGCCCTTTATACGGTGTTTTGTTGGCTACTAAACAAAAAGTTTCGCTTGAAAAAGCATACGCACTTTCAAAAAAGGTGTTTTTTATCCCGTCTGATTTTTTTTCAAAGGGCTTTTTGAAAGCCCTCTGGCAAAAGGGAAGAGATTTTTACGCGCTCAAATGTGTGCTTGAAAACAAAAAAGACCTGGAAAATGCCAAAGAGGCCCTAAAAATTGTAGCAACTTTTGGTTTTTCTTATTTCACTGAAACTGCTGCTGAAAATTTCCCCTTGGAGGTTTTCTGGCAGCAAAGCAAAAAAATTAAACGCCTGACCAAAGAATCCTGCACAAAGACTTTAGCATGGGTAAAAGGGCCTAAGGTTTCACTTATCTGTTTGCGTAAAAAAGCTTTGATTGAACTTTTTGTGGCAGAAGATGAAGCGCTTTTTTTGCTTGACGGAGAAAAAGAAGAAATCTTTGATTTGCTTAGGTCCTTATCTTTGGTAGCAGGAGTGCGTTTGGCAGGTCCTTCTGCATTTCCCCTTAAAGAACTTTGGGCTGCCTTTGAGCATGCCAAACGCCTTGGGGGAGAAGAGCCGGTTCTCTTTGAGCCTTATAGTCTCCATGTTTTGGGCGATGTTTTTGTGGACTTAAAAGACCCTTTTGCGGCACTTAACTGTTATAAGGCCGCAGAGAAAGAGACTCCCCAGCCAGTTGAACTTAAAAATTCCCTAGCCTACGTGTTTTTTTCTCTTGGTTCGCTGGATGAATGCGAAAAGGCCTTAAAAGAGGCCGTAGGGCTTGCTCCTGAAGATCCCATGTTGCACTACAACCTTGGTGTCTTTCGCAAACAACTTGGCAAGGAATATGTGTCTTATTTTAAAAAAGCTTATGAGCTTGATGGTGATAATCCCTTTTTTGCGGAGGCTTACGCCGAAGCCCTTTCTGAAGGGGAAAACTGGTCCGAGGTGAAAAAAGTTCTCTCGGGCCTTGAGCTAACTAATAAGGGCAAGTTTCTTTTGGCCAAAGCCTTGTATGAAACAGGGGCCTTAACTGAAGCCCTTGGCCTTTTTAGAAGCTTGGCAACCGAGGATCCCGAAAATCTTGAAGCAATGGCCTATTTGGCGTTACTTTACGTGCAACTGAAGGGCGAATATGACGTTGCCGAGGCCCTTTTGCCACGTCTTGAAAAAGAAAAAAGCTTAAATAGCCTTGCTGAAAGTCTTAAAACCCTTTTGGCGGGAAAGGTATGAAGCTTACGATTTTAGGATCAGGTACAGGTTGGCCGCGTCTTGAGCGCGGAGCCCCGGCATACCTCCTTGAGATCGCATCAGAAAAGATCCTCCTTGATATTGGCCCTGGGACCATTCCCAGGTTGCTTAAGCTTGGATTTTTAATTGAAGATATCGACGCCATTTTCTTGAGCCATTTCCATCCGGATCATGTTACCGATTTGATCCCTTTTCTTTTTGCTACCAGGTATTCCCTTGGCTATTTTCGGCAAAAGCCCTTTCGGCTGGTGGCAGGGGAGGGGTTTTCTGTTTTTTACCAGGGCTTAAAAAGCGCCTTTGGCCACTGGGTAGAACCCAAAGAAGGGTTCATGTTGTTGGAGGAGCTTTCCACCAGTTGCGAATCAGCCTTTTTGAGTCCGCCTTACACTGTGAGGGCAATGCCAGTTGCGCACAAGCCAGAAAGCTTGGCGTATCGCTTTGAGCATGAGGGCAAAAGTCTTGTTTATTCCGGGGACACCGATTTTTGTAAAAACATTATTGAGCTTGCCAAAGAGGCTGAGGTGTTGATTCTTGAGTGTTCTTTTCCTGAGGGGATGAAAGTCAAAGGTCACCTAACCCCTTCACTTTGCGGCCAGATTGCAGGCAGTGCCAGGGTAAAAAAACTCGTACTATCCCATCTTTATCCGCCGTGTGATGAGGCCGATCTCTTAACCCCCTGTCAAAAATACTTTTCAGGCGAAATTATCGTGGCAAAAGACTTCTTAAGCCTTGAAATTTAGCCAAGTGTTAACGGACCTTCCTGGTCTCCTTCGCGCCATTCGATCTCTACTTCCAAAGAATATTTTGTCTTGTGCCCCTTTATTTTTTGTTCGGCTTTTATTTCAAGGACAACGTTTGCCGGGATGGTAAGGGCTATTTCTTCGCTCCCTTTGCGCAAAATAACTTTGCCTTCGGTTAGTTTGTCAGCAAGGGCCCGCAAAAAATCAGCTACTTCAGCAAGCGATTTGGGTTCTTCAGTTTTGAAAAGAATTTTTTCTTCAGCCATGACATCCTCTTTTTTTATTTTGGATCCGTTTTTTTCGAAACGAAAAATAGGATCGGATCCTAGGTTTCATCGCGAGGCGACTTGTACCCCCGCGCGTTCTCATGGGATTGCTTCTCTTCGCTCGCAATGACTATGTTCAAGATGTCATCTGTCTTGTGCTACTGGTAATATACCAAGAAGACTTAACGTTATCATCAATGAAATTTAGCTTTCCGATTTTCGTTTCGAAAAATGGAACGAATCCCCTTTTAACGCGTATATCGACATTTTTTGTTGACAAAAAAGTTTTTTTTTCGTTTAAAGGGGCCTAAAAACCTAAAAGGAGGAGCTATGAGGTTACGGGAGGGTGCATTAGCTTTTTTCTTGTTACTGGCGTTTGCGGCCACGGGTTTTGCTGCGGGCTTTCAGCTTTTTAACGAAGGCTCTGCAAGGGTTATGGGGTTAGGGGCTGCGGTTACCGCCCGCACTGATATGGTTGAGTCTGCCTGGTATAATCCCTCAGCAGCGGCTTTTTTCAAATCTCCTGAAGTTCTTGTGGGGTCTGCTCTCGTTAAGCCTTCTATTTCATACAAGGCCGACTCCGGCGCAGAGTATGACATGAAAAAAAGAGTTCATCCTTTGCCGTTTTTTTATGCTATTTACCCGGTTGATGAGCGCCTTTCTTTTAGTTTTTCTTTCAATCTTCCCTATGGGCTTACTACTGACTGGGATGATGATTGGCCGGGAAGGTATGATGCGGATTATACCAGCCTTAAAACCTTCTTTTTTGTGCCGTCAGTTGCCATCAAAATAAACGATAAGATGTCTCTTTCAGTTGGCCCTCAGATCGTTTATGCCGATGCTGAAATGGAAAGGGCCATACTTACCCCTCTTGGAGACGTACGCATGAATATGTCTGGGGATGATTTATCAGGTGGCTGGCTGGTTTCTTTCACTTTTAAGCCCTGGGAACACACCACCTTTGCCGTGATTTATCGTTCTGAAATAGAACTAGACCTTGAGGGAAATGTAAAGTATTCAAATGTTCCGTCTCTTTTGGCTTCTCGTTTCAAAAATGGAGATGGTGCTGTTTATTTAACGCTTCCTGACACTATTTCCTTTGGAGTAGCTACGACTATTTTCCCAAAATGGACCTTGAGCGCAGACATCCTGTGGAGTGGGTGGTCTGCCTATGATGAATTGAAATTTACTTTTGAGTATGCCCCAGGGACAGGAACCCCAGGAGAGCAAATCCAGCCCAAAAATTGGCATGATAAGCTTGCGCTGCGTTTAGGGGCAGAGTACGAACTTGCGCCCAAATGGCGCCTTCGTCTGGGCTATGTGTATGATCCTTCGCCCATTGACTACTATACCCGTGGGCCAGAGCTTCCCACTGATGACCGGCAGCTTTTCAACATTGGCCTTGGCTATCAAAAAGAAAACCTGAGCATCAACTTTACCTATACTTACCTGATTATGGAAGACGCCCCGGTGCCCCCTGCAGGATCTCCTGGTAACGAATACGGAAACTTGTCAGGTCACTACGAAGGTGATACCCACATCTTTGGGTTTGACGTAAGCTATCGTTTCTAAACTTAAAAGGCCTGTCGCACGGCAGGCCTTTATTTTAGCTATTCCTTCTTTGTCATTCTGAACCGCAGGCGAATAATCCACCAATCGATTTGTGGATGCTTCGGGCTCTTTGTGCCCTCAGCATAACAAAATAGGTGTCATCCTGAGCTGTTAGCGAAGGATTCAATTTTTAAATGCCAGGCGCCAAGTCCCTTGCTATAATAGAAAAAATCCACGGAAGTGTCCCCTCACTTCCAGAAATCAGGGAGACTTTATGGCCAAAAAGATTTTGGTAACCGGTGGGGCAGGCTATATCGGCTCACACGTGGTTAAGCTCCTTGATGAAAAGGGCTTTGAGCCAGTTATTGTTGACAATCTTTCGGCAGGGCATCGTGACGCGGTTCTTGCGGGAGACCTCTTTGTAGAGGACCTACGCGATAAAGAGATAATAGACAAGCTTTTTGATGCAGAGGAACCACTCGCTGTGATGCATTTTGCCGCTTACATCGTGGTGCCAGAAAGTGTTTCAGACCCGCTTAAATACTATGAAAACAATCTTTCTGCCACCATTAATCTCCTTCAAATAGCAGCGAAACATAAAGTCTCAGCCTTTATTTTTTCTTCAAGCGCCGCGGTATATGGCATTCCCCAGGAAGTCCCCATTCCTGAAGATCATCCCGTCTTACCCATTAACCCTTACGGGCAAAGTAAGGCGGTGGTGGAACAAATGCTTTCGGATTGTGCTAAAGCTTACGGTCTTCCCTACGTGTCCCTGCGGTATTTCAATGCTGCGGGAGCAGATCCCTCTGGAATGATTGGCGAGGCCCATGATCCTGAAACCCATCTCATCCCCCTTCTTTTGCAAACCGCCCTTGGTAAGCGTTTGAAGTTTTTCCTTTACGGTACTGATTACGACACCCCAGACGGCACCTGTATCAGGGACTTTATCCACGTGAACGACCTTGCGCAGGTTCACCTCCTTGCCCTTGAGCATCTTTTGAACGGTGGAAAGAGCCTGGTGCTCAATTGTGGCTACGGCCATGGCTATTCGGTAAAAGAAGTCCTGGAAGAAACCGAAAGAGTCACCGGGCAAAAAATCCCCTACGAGGTCAAAGATAGACGTCCTGGCGATCCCCCGGTGCTCGTGGCCAGGACCGACAAAGCCAGAGAAATCCTTGGGTTTAAGCCTGAGTTCGACGACCTTTCGCTTATTATTGAGACCGCCTGGCACTGGGAGAAAAACCGCCGCTATTAGTTTTTAAACCTTGGCCAAAGCTCCACAAGCTCTGGCATGGAAAGTATTTTTTGGCGGATGTGTTGTGCGCGGTCTTTATTTCCACAAGCTTTGAGGGCCTGGTAAAGATCTGGATAAAAGCCCCAGGCATCCGGCTTTAGAGCAATTGCTTTTTCTATGAGAGGGATGGTCTTTCCACAGGCGCCTCTGGCAAGTTCGATTTTTCCGAGCAAAAAAAGCCCTGTTGCCGAATTAAGAGGCCCGCTCATCAGGATCTTTTCTGCTTGTTTGTATTTCTTTTCCCTAAAAAGGATAAAAGCTGAGATAATGCGGGCTTCTTCAGCCGTATCTTCCCTTAAAAATCTCAAAACTTTAGGCATCATGTGTTTTTTTTCGGCGATCACAAAGAGTAATTGATAAGCCCCCTCAGGAAGTTTTTCTCTTTTTTCTTTCAATTTCTTTAGCCTTTTCAACGCCCGTTCTGGGAATCCAAGGTGAAGGTCTATCTTGGCAAGAAAAAGATAGTCCTTGCTTTTTTGGGCCTTTTCAAAGGCGGCCTTACGCTTGGCAAACCAGTTTTCATAAGGGCTATGGTCAACTTCCAAATTGCCAAGATGGGCAAGGGGGTCCCCTATGACCACCGTTTGCCAGCTGAGATATGCAAGGGACCGGTAATAGGCTTCTGCAAGGGTTTTTCCTTTTAG is a genomic window containing:
- the selA gene encoding L-seryl-tRNA(Sec) selenium transferase produces the protein MEPQKLLSSIPAVNDIIHYLAANYPKTPDSLLSLVAREAAQKIREEVLAGERLSLKREDVFELASAILERKLQPSLRRVVNATGVVIHTNLGRSPLAREVMEAISEISVYYSNLEYDLASGKRGSRYVHVEEIVRELTGAEGALVVNNNASAVLITLNTLALGKEVIVSRGELVEIGGSFRIPDVMARSGAILREVGATNRTHLRDYEAAINENTALLLKVHKSNYAMLGFTKEVSGKELVSLGQKYGLPVAEDLGSGCFVDLSQYGLPKEPTVQEVLLAGLDIVTFSGDKLLGGPQAGIIVGKKELVAEIRKNPLNRAVRIDKMTIAGLEATLRLYRDKKEALEKIPTLHFLTIPPEEIKKKARRLKRALLRVCPEGVEIKIVKTISRVGGGAMPLSNPASYAIAVNIPKVSASRLEKKFRDNTPPIIGRIEDEMFLLDMRTVFPEEIPIMVEAFQRVLGDVYG
- a CDS encoding tetratricopeptide repeat protein, coding for MDNPSSWALEKIFPLLEETVSPLLPVEFSVSQAKSPYPLRVKGKTVAYFNFEEAFLPGEWKRFKPLVLAYLEQTFNLLLEKKLVNGLPGPEILVRDLEKGPLYGVLLATKQKVSLEKAYALSKKVFFIPSDFFSKGFLKALWQKGRDFYALKCVLENKKDLENAKEALKIVATFGFSYFTETAAENFPLEVFWQQSKKIKRLTKESCTKTLAWVKGPKVSLICLRKKALIELFVAEDEALFLLDGEKEEIFDLLRSLSLVAGVRLAGPSAFPLKELWAAFEHAKRLGGEEPVLFEPYSLHVLGDVFVDLKDPFAALNCYKAAEKETPQPVELKNSLAYVFFSLGSLDECEKALKEAVGLAPEDPMLHYNLGVFRKQLGKEYVSYFKKAYELDGDNPFFAEAYAEALSEGENWSEVKKVLSGLELTNKGKFLLAKALYETGALTEALGLFRSLATEDPENLEAMAYLALLYVQLKGEYDVAEALLPRLEKEKSLNSLAESLKTLLAGKV
- a CDS encoding MBL fold metallo-hydrolase, coding for MKLTILGSGTGWPRLERGAPAYLLEIASEKILLDIGPGTIPRLLKLGFLIEDIDAIFLSHFHPDHVTDLIPFLFATRYSLGYFRQKPFRLVAGEGFSVFYQGLKSAFGHWVEPKEGFMLLEELSTSCESAFLSPPYTVRAMPVAHKPESLAYRFEHEGKSLVYSGDTDFCKNIIELAKEAEVLILECSFPEGMKVKGHLTPSLCGQIAGSARVKKLVLSHLYPPCDEADLLTPCQKYFSGEIIVAKDFLSLEI
- a CDS encoding amphi-Trp domain-containing protein, with product MAEEKILFKTEEPKSLAEVADFLRALADKLTEGKVILRKGSEEIALTIPANVVLEIKAEQKIKGHKTKYSLEVEIEWREGDQEGPLTLG
- a CDS encoding OmpP1/FadL family transporter; this translates as MRLREGALAFFLLLAFAATGFAAGFQLFNEGSARVMGLGAAVTARTDMVESAWYNPSAAAFFKSPEVLVGSALVKPSISYKADSGAEYDMKKRVHPLPFFYAIYPVDERLSFSFSFNLPYGLTTDWDDDWPGRYDADYTSLKTFFFVPSVAIKINDKMSLSVGPQIVYADAEMERAILTPLGDVRMNMSGDDLSGGWLVSFTFKPWEHTTFAVIYRSEIELDLEGNVKYSNVPSLLASRFKNGDGAVYLTLPDTISFGVATTIFPKWTLSADILWSGWSAYDELKFTFEYAPGTGTPGEQIQPKNWHDKLALRLGAEYELAPKWRLRLGYVYDPSPIDYYTRGPELPTDDRQLFNIGLGYQKENLSINFTYTYLIMEDAPVPPAGSPGNEYGNLSGHYEGDTHIFGFDVSYRF
- the galE gene encoding UDP-glucose 4-epimerase GalE, whose product is MAKKILVTGGAGYIGSHVVKLLDEKGFEPVIVDNLSAGHRDAVLAGDLFVEDLRDKEIIDKLFDAEEPLAVMHFAAYIVVPESVSDPLKYYENNLSATINLLQIAAKHKVSAFIFSSSAAVYGIPQEVPIPEDHPVLPINPYGQSKAVVEQMLSDCAKAYGLPYVSLRYFNAAGADPSGMIGEAHDPETHLIPLLLQTALGKRLKFFLYGTDYDTPDGTCIRDFIHVNDLAQVHLLALEHLLNGGKSLVLNCGYGHGYSVKEVLEETERVTGQKIPYEVKDRRPGDPPVLVARTDKAREILGFKPEFDDLSLIIETAWHWEKNRRY